TTTGCCTCATGGCCTCATCTAGTTTTACTTTATTTTGGTAGTCACGTTTGCCTTTTTAGGCTATAGTGTCCCTtgttccattgctgatgaaaagatCCTTTGTCAACTATGAATCTTTGTTACATGAATTTTGGATGAGAATAATTGCTTCCAGAGATTTATTCCTATTACAAGCACTTTTTTGCGGAGGCTTTTATGGAGGAAGACAATAATAGTTCCTAGTGCATATTTTGTGTTCTTTTTGCCCCCGTATTGTTTATGCTCTTTCCAATTTGGTTATTTTAAAAATTGTTCACATATTTTAATGATGAAGTATCATTTCGTGAATTATACTACACAAAATGTAGTAAAGTTCCATCATCTGGGTGGTTACATGCACACACATCTAGTGTAGGTTTCATTCAAagctttttgaaaaataaaacttaTGAAAAATAAGTTACTAATTAACCATACAATCTCTTCAACAATTCCTCCAACTGGTAGCCAAATGATGTTACGTGCAtctaatttttttgacatcatACCAACTAGAGAGTAACTATGCAGTTATTGTCATGAGCCTAtttcataaattacaaaataatttatacttatttatttatttttcattaaatttaaaacaaattaagatagaaatttttatttgaattaaatatacattattatgataaagatttttataaatatattaaatattttattgaaaagttttttataaattatataaatatgtatattaaaatcataaataaaatagaaactctatcaattagaaatattttaattaatataatgaaaTGTCATCACACACAGGCATAGAATCCCAAGAAACCAACATCCTAACAAGCTAATATCAACTCTAAAATTTATCTAGAAGGAACATTCAGATACACTAACAAAGTCTAAATACGTAGTTGTTGTTGGTGCTCCAAAATGTTCCTTGTATTGTAATGGATTAGTCATATATGTATCCCACAAAATTATGATAGAAACATTTTACATCTACCACAATGAAAGAATAGATAACAATACTAAAAGTATAATAAATGTAAACCTAGGTATTTTGTCAATCTcctaaaatattattcaagaaaaagataactgatatgaaaaaaattacatgttataaatagttttagaagagttaatcaaagctagAAACTTGATTTTCAAGAGGATGCAATTtgagaatatgaaccatcacatcaagcaattggatGATGTTGAGTGTCGACATATTGCTAGGGAGACATGCAAGCTAAGGTGGTGCTTGATCATCATAGACCAATTCAGTGATGCCAAGTCAGTTCTTGTAGGTGTATTGAACCTAACTCATCAAAGGAGGAGCAAGTGACATATGgcattacatcaaatattattcaatGTACCTAATCTCATTTCTCATTGATCCACATTCAAAGAGGGACATGTGCCCAAAGTGTTGTAGTTTTCTCATTGGTTAAAGTGGTTGTTGTTATAactagccctaattagggtttcatggttAAATCTCGGCCattaaattcaaatcaatctcgGACATTCATTTGTATCAAGACTTCTATATAAGGTTTGCCTTCTCATTTTTAAAGGTTAATAGGTGGATAATAGAGTAGAGCAGAACTGTTAgaaagtagagtaggaggaggaagctagagattgtttccaagacttgttgaaattaatacataagttttgttgaagatatggtggatgttTGTGCTGtctttctacattttgcatgggttcttgttacttctcaaagttAATTGAATTTTACTGATTATGATGGAGAAATGCGAAGATATATGATGAATTACTTAGTGCTCATACCATTTgttatttgttgattgcaaattgtagtGCATGGTTGGTCTAAACCTCATTGTTGAAATAGTTcgattttttagtatttttaaaaatgtaaaaagttctatatattattatttttaaattatattttgaattttaaaaataatttgttttaatttattttgaaatttttatctattaatatttattgcttttaaaagtttataatattaaaataattaattatgtatttaaaaaatttaatattaaattatatgtttatgacttcttaaatattattcttatttaaaggagaatccagatcaatagaacaatttagattaaattaaacttAATGGTCGTTGGACATAAAATCGAAGCTATTGTTAATTCAGTTTAGAATGTGATTATTAACCACACATGTCATTAGAGGGATGCAAGGTTGTATGGGCTTTAGGATGACTTGACCTTATTATGTGTGGTCATAAGGTTGTTTGTAAAGCTAAAGCAAGGCAAGTATGGATATCGAGAAAATAATTATAGTGTGTAATTTAAGACTCCCAAATGTGAGAAATAAATACAAACAAGAGAAGTGTTGAAGTATACAACTTCTATGTAACTTCTTCCCTTGCCACTCTATCTACAAAATTCCTCAGATGTATTATGTACTGAGAAGTATAAGTGGATAATGCACTAAAGGATAGTGCATACGTGACAAAACACACAAAATGAGGTTATACATggcaattacaaataattcaataCTATGTTAATACTATTACTATTGGTTCAAAGATTTACAAAAGGTATAACCACCATACTAGGTGTCAACCTATGTTAACATCTTCATTAACGAGTTTGAATTACAAATTGGCCCAAAaatatccctccctccctctctctctctctccccttttgtatctttgtatctcttcttttctaTCCGTTTCTATCTCCTAATCTTTATCTTAATTTCTCCTTATCCCTCTACAACTATATCTCTCTTTATTTGTCCTTTtcatcctctctcactctatctaggCACGTCTCACTCTCTTTAACCATCTATTTCTTTGCCACCTCCCTCTCTTCATTTCCATCTCTAGCTCTCTCTTCCTCTGTCACCCTATCTCCAGACATGCTTCGCTCTCTTTATCTATTCATCTCTCCCCTCtcactattgcaaacataacatgagcctattggtaatggagttCAATTATCTTTTGATTGAAAGGTTTTCTTTCACTTATGTTTGGTTTGTATTAATGGATGCACAATTGATTCAAAGTTATCCCTCGctcattctctctccccctctctatatatttatctcttctatctctatctatttctctctcctctctctttatctcttcctctcatatccatatccctattcttctccatatctatatcaatctcgatctctatcttcctctctatattTATCGCCTAACTCTATCTCCTCACTCCTTTATCTTTCCCTCACtcttcctcctctatctctctctttatatccctatatctccctctctccttctctccctatttCAAACAAAACATAAGAATATTGGTAATGGAACTCGATTATATTCCCGGTTTAAGGGTTTTGTTTGATTGCATTTGTCCGTTTAagtagatgcatagttgatttggatCTATAATTTTTTCAAATGTTGAGACCTTTGTTGAATAAATAATATCATTTACTAAATGGTTTGCTAATTTATCTCACGTGTTGcacaaatatatgaaaaaatagatcaattttttttaataatcattccACATCTATTCGGCGTacatattgcacaccaaggtgcaattgctagttgtaTATTCTTGACTTTTCTATTACACCATATCATTCAATAAAAAAGAGAATAGCGTTGATGGAAGAACCACAATCATCTGTAACCGCATAGGCTACCCATGCCTATTTGTATCACCTCCACATAGAAAAGTACCTAAAACCATGCTCTCTACATTAATAAACATTTTCTTACTTATGCAAACCATGTCATTAAAGGGTCCAAAAGTATAGGGATTCATTCAAAAAATATTCCTCACTTAATTGCATCCAATATTAGATCACTCCCGGTGTCCATGCTCTTACATGGATGTAGATTTACCTTTCGTATTAGTCATTTGTGGAAACTCAATGGGGAATTGGAGATTGTGAGTGTGGTATGAAAGACAAGGTAAAACCTATgagagatattaaaaaaaaatgtactcGAGTAGTTATCAAGAAAACTGAGATTATACTAGCGTAAAATATGACCAAACTGTTTTATTGACTTGCTCTTCTATAATATGAACCACTTATTATAATCATGAATCGATCAGGTGTAGAATTTTATTCCCCCTCTCACTCTATTTGTTCCTTATATTCGATTGTTGATCACTTTGATTTCTTAATTGTAAAAAGTTCATTAGTTAGCCACCCTTATCCAAAGAGAGTAAAAAGATAATTCTTGATAGGTAAACAAGGGATCATGGAACTAAACGTTTCCCAACCAAGAATCATCCCAATATATCACTTTTAACGCATTTTTTACTTctcaaattgaatattttttataaactatttataattgtcatattatttgatataaaagaaaagaaaattcaatcaatataaataaaaataaataaaatgaaatgtctaatcaatatgaaatacttttctcatatatttgattgaagtaagaggaaaaaaataatctttaatattatattttcctatttaGTTACCCCAAACAACTAATTCATCAAAAcattaagttaaaaaaaatattaaataaacatatatctcacaaaaataataaaaaataaatcatctaaaTCAACTGTATGTACTTTGTTAAAAGGAGAATCGAGAGGACAATGCAGTCAACTGGACGAAAAGTTTTGGTGTCGAAAAATGGAAATAGACAGATCTCAAACATTAGAAAAAGTAGTAAACCTACTTTATTAAAGAGAATTCACTCACCTAAAGGTAAAATTTTGATCTCCAAAACTGCTAGAAAAGACACCTActtcatttacaacaatgcacttcaTTTACAACAACACACTCACCTAAAGATTAAATTTTGGCCGAGTTCAACTGTAGATGGATGTGAAAGAGACAATCTAAGCAACGCACTCAACGCAACGTGAGCAATGTTTTCGCACCCATCAACAGTTTGAGAATGAAGGCTCTTTTCTCTAAAATATCGCGGTTTACATTCATTATAGTTATGAGTATTGGAAGCGGTACGATTTTTAGTCACTGTTGTACCTTGACCCAAGGTAGTTCAAGATGCATTCAAACTACTCACCCATGACATTCTGAAAATCAGACATCAACGTCTTAATAAGGTTATATCTTATAGAGGTGATGGATTCTAGTGAATTGTAATGTCAAAACCGGATTCTATTTCCGCTACCCATCTACCCTCTAGGGTTTGGAAAAATAAAACGATCTTAAATAATTCTAAATACTAGATCCCTTGGACAACATGGTCTCTTCCAAGATGGGATTCTCAACACCACCAAAAAGTTTTTTTTCTTGTAGAATACCTCTCCAAAATCTATCTTCTTATACATTTATCCTCCATAAATTGGTTCTTATGTTTGCATATGTTGTCTTAAACCTATAATTTAGGTCTCCAAAACTGCTAAAGAAAAGTAATACACCTACTTGACTTCAAAAttgtagatggatgtgaaatagATATTCTAATCAACGCATTCAATGTAAAGTAAATGAACATAAGTTATTTTGAGCAATGTTTTTCTGTCCTAGAACATAGACAATCTGAGAAATAAACATTgaataacataaattaatttaaatgacgAGAGATAAAAATCTCATTGAAAAAGGGTACAAAGCATGGACAGTCTTTAGGCCAATATCCAACTCCAAGAAAGAAACTTTCCTCTCATACCGATTCTCCCACGGTGGAGAAAGATTTATATATTGTTTCCTTTGAAGAAGCCCACCGTTCCAATTAAGTCTAAACAATTCCACATTACTAAAATGATGGCGATGGCGAGAATACGTGTAAGGCAGGAGGTAAGTTGATCTTGAGATAGGCATACGCAGCAGGGCAgggagaagatagaaaatttcaacGTTAATGAAAGGATGGTGAGAATACATCTGCGGTAGCAGGCGAGACAACCACATGCAGTAAGACTTAGTGTGACGTAAGGAAAAGAGCAACAACTCTGGAAGGATCCGTGAAATATACGGAGTCAAGATGAATTAGTCTTTGCGGAGAGTTATGGTTTGGGCTATATAAAGCGTGTAATGGGTTTGTAATAGACATTCATATCCTGATCTCTTGTGTCTGCGTTTCTATTACAATGGCTAACCGCATGATTTACTTCACGTTGGGACTTTTTCTGTTGATATGCTGTTACAGCGACAGGGTCATGGCAGGGGATCCGGATCCCTTGCAAGATTTCTGCGTTGCAGATGAGGAAAGCAACGGTGAGTGAGAATATTTATACATAAACAATGATAATGATTTGCTTATTAGACGAGTCGAGTTACTAACAGACAGATTGATTTGATCTTGTTTTAAACAGTTTTGGTGAACGGGTTCGTTTGCAAAGACCCAATGCAAGTTTCAGCAAACGATTTCTTCTTCCGGGGACTTGGGCAGGCAGGGAACACCGACAATGATGTGGGCTCCAACGTAACGATGGCGAACGTTAAACAGATACCAGGCCTCAATACGTTTGGAATATCGTTGGTCCGCATCGACTACGCAgtgggtggaataaatcctcctcacacacacccaagagccaccgaagttcttgttttactggaaggccagcttcttgtgggtttcattgacacCAGCAACAAATTTTTCAGCAAAACTttggagaagggagatgtgtttgtgtttccaaaggcacttgttcatttccagcagaatgtggggCATGAAAATGCAGTGGCCATAGCTGGATTGAGCAGCCAGTTTCCCGGAGTTCAGACAATCGCCAATTCTCTGTTTGCGGCGAATCCCCCTCTCCCCGATTCCGTTTTGAGCAAGGCCTTCCGCATCACCCAGGAACTGGTgaattacattcaaaagaaattcgcatactaaacaaaacaaacaagaggtCTCCCAATGAAGACCGTCTTTCCCAATTCTTTTTTCTCACCGTTGAATAAAACTATCATTTTAGGGTTATTGGCGTCCTCTTGTGCCATTCATAGCATCTGTTTTGGACATCAGCATGTCCTCATCATATTCCAAAGATTGAAAATTAACCGTTGAATAAAACTATCATTTTAGGGTTATTGGCGTCCTCTTGTGCCATTCATAGCATCTGTTTTGGACATCAGTATGTCCTCATCATATTCcaaagattgaaaattaaatattgatGTCGTTTTGTCCCTTTGATGACAACATTAAAATTTCACTTTGCTGTAACACATTTTAAGGTAAGTTGTAAGCGCATTTTGAATATAATTTCCAATATCTCAAGGTATTTGTTGATTGATACGAAGAAGATAAAAGTGTCGTCATATTGAGAAATTGGCAATCGCATTTCCATCAAGAATAAGATAATAGATATAACTCATACATTATCAGTGAGATCTGCAAATATCATAATCTTCTACTTTTCCCATGCATTTATAAATGATCTAATAAAATAGAGCTTCATACATCAGTTCATTCTAAAGCTTCACGACCTCTTCTTTCATGCCTTCGATGTCTATATAACCTATGTCTTTGAAGCTTGCTCATTTTCATTCTATGCAACTACTGCAGATACTCAAATTCTTAAGAAACTGCAACAATAATGTCTTGAGTTGATGAAAAACATAGTACATGCTCACAACAAAAAAGAAGCATATTTCAAATACATAAATCTTATTCAATCAACATACTCTTTATTAAATAGTCTTGTGGTATTACAGGGGTGACATATTGTTATAAATCACAAAGGGGTGCGAAATATTATGTATAACATTGTAGGCACAAAATTTGACCACATACAAAATTTCAAGACAAGTGGAAGGTGTAGATGTAGAAGATACCAATTTTGGCTTTCTGAATG
This window of the Cryptomeria japonica unplaced genomic scaffold, Sugi_1.0 HiC_scaffold_223, whole genome shotgun sequence genome carries:
- the LOC131868894 gene encoding germin-like protein 8-2, translating into MANRMIYFTLGLFLLICCYSDRVMAGDPDPLQDFCVADEESNVLVNGFVCKDPMQVSANDFFFRGLGQAGNTDNDVGSNVTMANVKQIPGLNTFGISLVRIDYAQNVGHENAVAIAGLSSQFPGVQTIANSLFAANPPLPDSVLSKAFRITQELGYWRPLVPFIASVLDISMSSSYSKD